The following coding sequences lie in one Saimiri boliviensis isolate mSaiBol1 chromosome 6, mSaiBol1.pri, whole genome shotgun sequence genomic window:
- the LOC101038060 gene encoding LOW QUALITY PROTEIN: olfactory receptor 5P76-like (The sequence of the model RefSeq protein was modified relative to this genomic sequence to represent the inferred CDS: deleted 1 base in 1 codon), with protein sequence MDSLEDGNHTAVTEFILLGLTDDPILRVILFMIILCIYLVTISGNLSTIILIRISSQLHHPMYFFLSHLAFADMGYSSSVTPNVLVNFLVERNTISYFGCAIQLSSAFFFGRVECFLLAAMAYDRFVAICNPLLYSNKMSTQVCVQLLIVAYIGGFLNASSSTFSFLSLFFCGSNQVNHFFCDFTPLLELSCSDTNIPAVIPSFSAGSIIVVTVCIIAVSYIYILITILKMCSTEGRHKAFSTCTSHLTAVTLFYGTITFIYVMPKSSYSTDQNKVVSVFYMVVIPMLNPLIYSLRNKEIKGALRRELKIFSSDVCSFNNG encoded by the exons ATGGACTCCCTGGAGGATGGGAATCACACTGCTGTGACAGAGTTCATCTTACTGGGCTTAACAGATGATCCAATCCTCCGAGTCATCCTCTTCATGATCATCCTATGCATCTACCTGGTGACCATATCTGGCAATCTCAGCACAATCATTCTTATCAGAATCTCTTCTCAGCTCCATCATCCTATGTAC TTTTTTCTGAGCCATTTGGCTTTTGCTGACATGGGCTATTCATCTTCTGTCACACCCAACGTGCTTGTAAACTTCCTGGTGGAGAGAAATACAATCTCTTACTTTGGATGTGCTATCCAGCTTAGTTCAGCATTTTTCTTTGGGAGAGTCGAATGCTTCCTTCTTGCTGCCATGGCCTATGACCGCTTTGTGGCAATTTGCAACCCACTGCTTTATTCAAACAAAATGTCCACACAAGTCTGTGTCCAGCTACTCATAGTGGCTTATATCGGTGGCTTTCTTAATGCTTCCTCCTctaccttttccttcctttctttattcttctgtgGATCAAATCAAGTCAAtcattttttctgtgattttactCCTTTACTTGAACTCTCCTGTTCCGATACCAATATTCCTGCAGTCATTCCCTCATTTTCTGCTGGCTCCATCATTGTGGTCACTGTGTGCATCATAGCCGTCTCCTACATCTACATCCTCATCACCATCCTGAAGATGTGTTCCACCGAGGGGCGCCACAAAGCCTTCTCCACCTGCACCTCCCACCTCACAGCGGTCACTCTGTTCTATGGGACCATTACTTTCATTTATGTGATGCCCAAGTCCAGCTACTCAACTGACCAGAACAAGGTGGTATCTGTATTCTACATGGTGGTGATTCCCATGTTGAACCCCCTGATCTACAGCCTCAGGAACAAGGAGATTAAAGGGGCTCTGAGGAGagagcttaaaatattttctagtgaTGTCTGTTCTTTTAATAATGGTTGA